GAACTCGTAAAATACTTAAAGAGTATAGCTTTGAATTTATTCAAATACTTATCTATCCACATACCAATACTTTGGTTCGTTTTTGGAACGGACAACTTGTCCACTTCTGGCACAACAGAAGCGTTAGATGCAGTTTCCAAAAAGCATTTTTCCCTAACTATAATTACGCTTTAGAATTTTTAGCATTACACATAGTTGTATAACTGCACAATACCAACAGAAGCGATCGCTGTTTCTAAAATTGCCTCACCGTTATCTAATTGGCAAGCTTTTCCTTCTACTCAAAATCCCCATATTGAGGAGGACTAGCTCCAAGCCGCTTAATCGCAAATTTCTCACAAACAATAAAAAATCAATTCACATCGCTTGATGTAAAACATTTTTTGATACATCATCAATTGAAGTTCCTTGCTACCGCTAACGCTACGCTATCCGCCAGTCGCACAAAATACCTTTTCTGTATTCTGGCGACTGACGCATGTATTCTGTTTTGATGAAATTAATAAATTATAGTACACAGTTTGATAAACTACTTTAAGTTAATTAGTAGTAATAGTGCTAATCTTGGTCAGATGCAAATAGAAGAAATTTTAGCCCAACTAGAAAATAACACTAAGGAATTTCCTCGTTTAGCGTTAGAAAGAGCCATTGAAGAGCGAGAAACCATTACATCTATATTAATAGAAATTTTAGACAAACTGAGTAACAATTTAGAAGAGCTACTAGAAAAATCAGACTATATTTTACATATCCATGCTTTATATTTACTGGCACAATTTAGGGAAGTAGCAGCATATCCTGCAATTATCAAGTTTTTTTCAGTTCCTGGGGATGTGGCATTAGATGTAACTGGAGATATAGTAACTGAAGATTTATGCAGAATACTTGCTTCTGTTAGTGGTTCAAATATTGAGCCGATAAAGCAACTCATAGAAAATCCAGAAGCCAATGAATATGTAAGGGGTGCTGCATTAGAAGCATTATTGGTTTTAATAGCTCAAGAAGTCATTACTAGAGAACAGGTGATACAATATTATGCCAAGCTGTTTTCTACTTTAGATAAAGAAGATTATTATATCCAAACTACTTTAGTAACCAATAGCGCACAGCTTTGTGCAGTCGAACTGCAAGAACAAATAGATCGGGCATTTGAAGAAGAATTGGTTGATTTGTTTTTTATTGACCAAGAAGATGTAACCCGGATTTCTCACAAGCAGTAAAAAATCAATTTACATAACCTGATGTGAGACATTTTTTTGATACATCATCAATGGAAACTTAGACGGGGAGGTAAATTAAGTATAAAATCGCAGTTATCAAGATAAAATAATCACTATATTTTTATTAGTAATGAAATCGAAATGCTCTGTTCATAACAATTTTGCATTACAAAACCAGACTTGGATAAAACCAAGCCCAAAGTATCATTAATTAGAGATTCAGAAAATGCACCTTGACTTGACATTAAGCGGTATTCGGGAGCATTTTTAAGCATCTGTAAGCAGCACCAAAGAGGGAGCAACGCGATTTTGTGAGGTGCTAAAATCTGGGACGTATATAGCTTGTTTCAGGATGCGATCGCAACTAAAAAACCAGATTTTGTTGAGAATATAGGGGTGTAATTGAGAACTAAACCCCGATCTCACTTTTTCGCGTTGCTCCCCACCAAAGATATGTTTGGAAGGACTTGAGCTACTAATCGCAATTAAAATTCGGCGTGCGCTGACAGTAATTAGCGCTCCTAACTTCAATAATTTGGTACGTATAGTTCCAACTTGAGCGTTTTGTAGTTCCGTCCTTGCCAAACATTGCGATCGCAATGCATTCATCAAAACGTAAGCTATAGAAGAAAACCATAAACGTAATTGATTTCCTACAAATGTGTGTGTACTGGTTCTATCACTAAAAAGTTCCAATTGTTGTTCCTTAAAGCGATTTTCCATCTCGCCTCGCTTACAATATTTTTGTGTGTATAGTTGACTTGGTGATACTTTATTGGCAAGAAGAGAAGTTACAACAAAACGAATATTAGTCCCCTTCGCTCCATACTCAAGTTTCGAGACAACACGACGACTACGACTCCAAGAATCACCGAAACAGTGCTGAGTGCTGAGTAACGAGTGCTGAGTAAAAAAAGTAATAAGCGCACTCAGCACAAAAGGTTTGAAGCCCCAGCATGCGGTATGGAAAAACAAAAAAAGATTTATTTCGAGATGCGTAGCACGAGAAATAATGCGTCCTTACTTCAATCCCCTAGATTTATCTATGGGGTTACTCAGCACTCAGCACTCAGCACTCAGCACTCCTGAAGAGTTTGGTAGTCTAAAGACTTATACCAAATTGAGTTCTCAATCAGTTCAGATGCAAGTTGAGGCAGTTCTTCATCTGGAATAAATAGAGTTTCTAAAAATGAAACTATTGGTGACAGTTTTTGCTCAAACTCGTTTTCAGCCTTACTTTGTGTCGCTATAGTCATCTGAATTAAACGACTATTTTGCGCCAATCCAAAAACGTAATCAACTCCGGTTTGGGACTCACACCATCCCATGATATTTTCCCTGGAATAGGCACTATCTCCACGTACTAAAATCTCAACATTTTTCCATTTTTGACGTATTTGTTTAATAACTCTCTGTAATTCTTCTAAGGCTCCTCCTGCTGGGTCTACATTAGAAGGGCGAAGTTTGGCTGCCAATAAGTGTTTTCCACAAAAAATATAAAGTGGAGCATAACAGTATCCTCCATAATAACTATTGAGATTTAATGTACTCTTTCCTGCTAGAATAACTGGTTCATTTTCTAGTCCAATTGTTTTTCCTAATGCTAGAGCAAACATCGGGTCATGACCCCGGATTTCTCGTGGTCATTCAAGTCTTCGTATCCCATGACTAACCCGTATATTCTTTGTCTAATTAGGTTTTCTATCAAATGGTCAATCCGATTTGGCTTT
This window of the Nostoc commune NIES-4072 genome carries:
- a CDS encoding DUF1186 domain-containing protein, with amino-acid sequence MQIEEILAQLENNTKEFPRLALERAIEERETITSILIEILDKLSNNLEELLEKSDYILHIHALYLLAQFREVAAYPAIIKFFSVPGDVALDVTGDIVTEDLCRILASVSGSNIEPIKQLIENPEANEYVRGAALEALLVLIAQEVITREQVIQYYAKLFSTLDKEDYYIQTTLVTNSAQLCAVELQEQIDRAFEEELVDLFFIDQEDVTRISHKQ